Proteins from a genomic interval of bacterium:
- a CDS encoding efflux RND transporter periplasmic adaptor subunit, which yields MAADAPRFRTPRPRVLGVTALVLAAVGLAAWAGWRLHEDHASTDRLFASGSIQATEIDVSPKVAGRIIRLVVNEGDRVRTDQVLAELEPQEATAQVTQAQAAVAQAVAQVAQGQQAVLSQQQATTAQVSQAAAQVAAAGTGIPQSETALAIQEQTSREAVASAEAQLRAAQAQVGSARSTLATARNNLSRQRTLFGEGAVAATQVDAVQAAYDAAVAQNHSAADAVTQAQAAVASARANLMQVEIQRKAVEAARANLAQAEAGLRNAESGYTVVAQRRQALAAAEAALAQTRANLDYVRVIAGHNVITAPRDAVVQTRNVEEGEVVAAGTPLYTLIDLSDIWLRAYVPADQIARVKVGQVAHVSIDSFPGRVFEGRVEEISSRGEFTPGNVQTREDRVKLAFGVKIRLTNSDDRLKPGMPADAEIVVGTEPGGPAR from the coding sequence ATGGCCGCAGATGCCCCACGCTTTCGCACGCCTCGACCCCGCGTCCTCGGGGTCACCGCGCTGGTGCTCGCGGCCGTCGGGCTCGCGGCATGGGCCGGCTGGCGCCTCCATGAAGACCACGCCTCCACCGATCGGCTATTCGCGTCGGGCTCGATTCAGGCGACGGAGATCGACGTCAGCCCCAAGGTGGCCGGCCGCATTATCCGGTTGGTCGTCAACGAAGGAGATCGGGTCCGGACCGATCAGGTGCTGGCGGAACTGGAGCCCCAGGAAGCCACCGCACAGGTAACACAGGCCCAGGCGGCGGTCGCCCAGGCCGTCGCCCAGGTCGCGCAGGGGCAGCAGGCGGTCCTGTCCCAGCAGCAGGCGACCACAGCGCAGGTCAGCCAGGCCGCCGCGCAGGTCGCCGCAGCCGGAACCGGCATCCCCCAATCGGAAACGGCGCTGGCCATCCAGGAACAGACATCCCGGGAGGCGGTCGCCTCCGCCGAAGCGCAACTGCGTGCCGCGCAGGCCCAGGTCGGCTCCGCTCGATCGACATTGGCGACCGCGCGCAACAATCTGTCCCGTCAGCGGACCCTGTTCGGCGAGGGCGCCGTGGCCGCAACCCAGGTCGACGCGGTACAGGCGGCCTACGACGCCGCGGTGGCGCAGAACCACAGTGCCGCGGACGCGGTGACCCAGGCGCAGGCGGCCGTCGCCTCTGCGCGTGCGAACCTCATGCAAGTGGAGATCCAGCGCAAGGCGGTCGAGGCCGCCCGCGCCAATCTGGCGCAGGCAGAAGCGGGACTCCGCAACGCCGAGAGCGGGTACACGGTCGTCGCCCAGCGCCGACAGGCACTGGCCGCCGCCGAGGCCGCGCTCGCGCAGACCCGGGCAAATCTGGACTACGTCCGGGTCATCGCTGGCCACAACGTCATCACCGCTCCCCGGGACGCGGTGGTGCAAACCAGAAACGTGGAGGAAGGCGAGGTCGTCGCGGCGGGCACGCCGTTGTACACGCTGATCGATCTCAGCGACATCTGGCTGCGGGCGTACGTACCGGCAGACCAGATCGCGCGCGTCAAGGTGGGGCAGGTCGCGCACGTCAGCATCGACAGCTTTCCAGGCCGGGTGTTCGAGGGACGCGTCGAGGAGATCAGCAGCCGCGGTGAGTTCACGCCGGGGAACGTCCAGACGCGGGAGGACCGCGTCAAGCTCGCGTTCGGCGTCAAAATCCGCCTGACCAACTCCGACGATCGCCTCAAGCCAGGCATGCCGGCCGACGCAGAGATTGTCGTCGGCACCGAGCCCGGAGGGCCGGCCCGATGA
- a CDS encoding ABC transporter ATP-binding protein: MTPTEGPAILVRGLTRRFGGRTAVQDLSFEIARGEIVALLGPDGAGKTTTLRLLCGAIPPTSGTIIVAGIDLTRDPERVRVHLGYMPQRFSLYGDLTVQENLNFYADLYAVPRAARESRSRRLFEFSGLTEFRNRLAQQLSGGMKQKLALACTLIHEPDVLLLDEPTAGVDPVSRREFWRILYELNRGGVTILVSTTYMDEAERCTTVGLLFGGQLISIEDPGAMKRRIRGEVVELVAEPRAAARRILQRAPEVLSETVIGDRFHIVVADAAGAIPILTRRLTDEAIEVGRIAQIPPSLEDVFVSMITERRAGTPPAPETARG; this comes from the coding sequence ATGACCCCAACCGAGGGCCCGGCGATCCTGGTGCGGGGGCTGACGCGGCGGTTCGGCGGGAGAACCGCGGTGCAGGACCTGTCCTTCGAGATCGCCCGCGGCGAGATCGTCGCGCTGCTCGGCCCCGACGGCGCTGGCAAGACCACGACGCTCAGACTGCTTTGCGGCGCGATCCCACCGACAAGCGGCACAATCATCGTCGCGGGCATCGATCTCACCCGCGACCCCGAGCGGGTGCGGGTGCATCTCGGATACATGCCGCAGCGGTTCAGCCTGTACGGCGACCTGACGGTGCAGGAGAACCTCAACTTCTACGCCGACCTCTACGCCGTGCCTCGGGCCGCCCGCGAGTCGCGAAGCCGCCGACTGTTCGAGTTCAGCGGGCTCACGGAGTTTCGCAACCGTCTCGCCCAACAGCTGTCGGGCGGCATGAAACAGAAACTGGCGCTGGCCTGCACCCTGATCCACGAGCCCGACGTGCTGCTCCTCGACGAACCGACGGCCGGGGTGGATCCGGTGTCGCGGCGCGAGTTCTGGCGCATTCTCTACGAACTGAACCGAGGCGGCGTGACGATTCTGGTCAGCACGACCTACATGGACGAGGCGGAGCGGTGCACCACCGTCGGGTTGCTGTTCGGCGGCCAGCTGATCTCCATCGAGGACCCGGGGGCGATGAAACGACGGATCCGCGGGGAAGTGGTCGAGCTCGTCGCGGAACCGAGAGCCGCCGCCCGCCGAATCCTGCAACGCGCACCGGAGGTCCTCTCCGAGACCGTGATCGGGGACCGATTCCACATCGTGGTCGCGGATGCCGCCGGCGCGATCCCCATCCTCACCCGGCGCCTGACCGACGAAGCCATCGAGGTAGGGCGCATCGCACAGATCCCTCCCTCTCTGGAAGACGTCTTCGTCTCCATGATTACCGAACGACGCGCGGGGACGCCGCCTGCGCCGGAGACCGCCCGTGGCTGA
- a CDS encoding ABC transporter ATP-binding protein, whose amino-acid sequence MADRGVAVRAHELTRSFGTFVAVDHLTFEIPAGAIWGFLGPNGSGKSTTIRMLCGILRPTTGHAEVLGYDVVRDPEQIKERIGYMSQRFSLYDDLTIQENLSFYAGVYGLSRTEARARTAEWIARAGLRGREHMPARALSGGWKQRLAFGCAVLHRPQMVFLDEPTSGVDPVSRREFWDLIGQFAESGVTVMVTTHYMDEAEHCDTLAFIFAGRIIAMGTPDEVKRRAMSGELLEIVTTQYARALDVLAARPGVSEPALFGRTIHVTVENGDAAAPALRRALADQGVAVDRIAPVAPSLEDAFVSLVERLGGAADAPTTGGRP is encoded by the coding sequence GTGGCTGATCGGGGCGTCGCCGTCCGGGCGCACGAGCTCACGCGGAGCTTCGGCACGTTCGTGGCCGTCGATCACCTGACGTTCGAGATCCCCGCCGGTGCCATCTGGGGGTTTCTCGGCCCCAACGGTTCGGGAAAGTCGACGACGATCCGCATGTTGTGCGGCATTCTCCGCCCGACGACCGGGCACGCGGAGGTGCTGGGGTACGACGTGGTGCGCGACCCGGAGCAGATCAAGGAACGAATCGGGTACATGTCCCAGCGCTTCAGCCTGTACGACGACCTGACGATCCAGGAGAACCTCTCGTTCTACGCCGGAGTATACGGCCTCTCCCGCACCGAGGCGCGCGCGCGCACGGCCGAGTGGATCGCCCGCGCCGGCCTGCGCGGCCGCGAGCACATGCCCGCCCGCGCACTGTCGGGCGGATGGAAGCAGCGGCTCGCGTTTGGCTGCGCCGTGCTCCACCGTCCCCAGATGGTCTTCCTCGACGAACCGACGAGCGGGGTCGACCCCGTCAGCCGCCGGGAGTTTTGGGATCTCATCGGCCAGTTTGCCGAAAGCGGCGTGACCGTCATGGTCACCACCCACTACATGGACGAAGCGGAACACTGCGATACCCTGGCCTTCATCTTCGCCGGGCGGATCATCGCGATGGGCACGCCGGACGAGGTCAAGCGGCGCGCCATGTCCGGCGAGCTCCTGGAAATCGTCACGACGCAGTACGCTCGGGCGCTCGACGTGCTGGCCGCGCGCCCCGGCGTGAGCGAACCTGCCCTCTTCGGACGGACGATCCACGTGACCGTGGAGAACGGCGACGCGGCGGCGCCGGCCCTCCGGCGAGCGCTCGCAGACCAGGGGGTGGCGGTCGACCGCATCGCGCCGGTCGCACCGTCGCTGGAGGACGCCTTCGTATCCCTGGTGGAGCGGCTCGGCGGAGCCGCGGACGCGCCGACAACCGGAGGGCGTCCATGA
- a CDS encoding ABC transporter permease, which produces MNMRRLGSIIRKEIIQILRDRRTLATIITLPIMQLMLYGYLTNDVTHIATAVFDESRTPESRTLLNAFANTTYVDLTYYTTGFDQVRALIDGGQAKIGIWIPPDYAARLRGRRGAEVEVIVDASEPTSARTVLALASGIGQTLSTQLVVQQTQRLTGVAPGALPIDVRARAWYNPTLDNVNFIVPGVIAIVLMFVTTFQAIIVIVRERELGTMEQLVVTPITRLELMLGKVIPLVGLGYVQITLTLLLANLWFHMPIKGSLALLYAVSLAFFFSTLGIGALISTVSKTFQQAAQMTQLILMPGILLSGFIFPRESLPPALQAVGSVFPLTYFVIILRGILIKGVGLEYLWRQIIPMVTIGVAVFALAINRFQKRVD; this is translated from the coding sequence ATGAACATGCGGCGTCTCGGCAGCATCATCCGCAAGGAGATCATCCAGATTCTCCGGGATCGGCGGACACTCGCCACGATCATCACGCTGCCGATCATGCAGCTGATGCTCTACGGCTACCTCACGAACGACGTCACGCACATCGCCACCGCGGTCTTCGACGAGTCCCGGACGCCGGAAAGCCGGACGCTGCTCAACGCCTTCGCCAACACCACCTATGTCGACCTCACATACTACACCACGGGATTCGATCAGGTCCGCGCCCTGATCGACGGAGGGCAAGCGAAGATCGGCATCTGGATCCCGCCGGACTACGCGGCCCGCCTTCGCGGCAGACGCGGCGCCGAAGTCGAGGTGATCGTCGACGCCTCCGAGCCGACGTCGGCACGCACGGTGCTCGCCCTCGCGTCCGGCATCGGGCAGACGCTCTCGACCCAGCTCGTCGTCCAGCAGACGCAACGGCTGACCGGCGTCGCTCCCGGCGCGCTGCCGATCGACGTCCGAGCCCGGGCGTGGTACAATCCCACGCTCGACAACGTCAACTTCATCGTGCCGGGCGTCATCGCCATCGTCTTGATGTTCGTCACGACCTTCCAGGCGATCATCGTGATCGTGCGTGAGCGCGAGTTGGGGACGATGGAGCAGCTCGTGGTGACGCCCATCACCCGCCTCGAGCTGATGCTCGGCAAGGTGATCCCGCTCGTCGGCCTCGGGTACGTACAGATCACGCTGACGTTGTTGCTGGCCAACCTCTGGTTCCATATGCCGATCAAGGGCAGCCTGGCACTCCTGTATGCGGTGTCCCTGGCGTTCTTCTTCAGCACGCTCGGGATCGGCGCGCTGATCTCCACGGTCTCGAAGACCTTTCAGCAGGCGGCACAGATGACGCAGCTCATCCTGATGCCCGGCATTCTCCTCTCCGGATTCATCTTCCCGCGGGAATCGCTGCCCCCCGCCCTCCAAGCCGTAGGCAGCGTGTTTCCGCTCACGTATTTCGTCATCATCCTCCGTGGCATCCTGATCAAGGGTGTGGGGTTGGAGTACCTCTGGCGGCAGATCATCCCGATGGTCACGATCGGCGTCGCCGTCTTCGCGCTGGCAATCAACCGGTTCCAGAAGCGCGTCGACTGA